TTAACGGACCATCAAACAGGTCAGATCAGGCCACATTTTTGTTGAAAGAATCCTGCACGATGGCGGCGCCGATCATCCCCAGCAGGAACAACAGGATGAAGGCCAGCACACCGGACGTCTTGCCGCCGGTGACCTTTTCCACACCTTCGGAGTACTTCCACATCCACCACAGGTTCACTAAGGGAATGATGATCAGCCAGGCGGTGGGTATCTGGGCGCCCTTGGCGTTCATCTCGATCTTGGTCTGCACCATCCAGTAAATGCTGTAAAACCCGAAAGTCACAAAGGGAAGCAAAAGTACTGCTATGGGATTTCGTTTTTTCATGGCGATCTCCTTTTAGTGTTTTGGTTGGAGTTATTGTATTCGGGCCAGAATATAATCTTGTTAGCCTTATAACTATACCCTTTAAATATCCCGAAATCAATACTTATTTTAAATAATTACTGCCTTACGAAATGGGGCATTTCCATTGGTATCTCCAGGGATAATTCCACTAATCCGCCATATTTTCCGTCCTGGAACCATGGCCCCTGATAGATCAATTTTCTCACCCCTTGCTTCTCAATAGTGTAAACATTTTTGCCCTGGTTTTTCAAAAGCCCCAGCAGCTTGGTCCGGGCCGGCTCGGGGTGGCATTCCACCAGGCTTTGGCCGATCAAGGCGGCTCCGCCGTATTTTGCGAAGGTTTTAACCGCCTTATCGTTCATATGCAGTATAATGCCCTGAGGATCGCATATAGTAACAGCGGCATCAAACTCTTTAAACCAGTCTTTCATATAGATCATCCAATATTTTGAGAATTTTGTGCTTTTTGTGGCAAAAAATGTACCCTTGCCTTCAGTACTTTACCGTGTTCCTTCCCGCCCGCTTGGCCTCGTAAAGCTTGGCGTCGGCATGACGCAGCATGACCAGATGGCTTTCCACTTTGGTGTTGTAGGCTATGCCCTGGCTTATGGTCACCTTTAATCCGTTCGCCAATTGATCCCAATCGTGCCCCTCCACCGCTTTCCGGATCCGCTCGCAGACGAAGATGGCCCCGTTGGAAGGGGTCTCCGGCAGCAGCAGCAGGAATTCCTCTCCGCCGTAACGGGCAATGAAGTCCACCTCGCGGCAGCTTTCTTTCAATATTTGAGCAACAATCATCAATACCTGGTCCCCCGTCTGGTGGCCAAAATCGTCATTGATCCGCTTGAAATGATCCAGGTCGGCCATGATCACTGTTAAGTTGCGGTTATAACGCTGAGCCCGAATAAACTCCCGGACCAGTTGAAGATCGATAAAACGGCGATTATACATCCCGGTCAGGCTGTCTTCGCTGTTCTGGCGTTCCAGCACTGCCTTCTGGGCCTGCAGCTCCTCCAGCAGCAGGGTTTTCTGCTGGTTGGCATCGGCCAGGGTCTGATATAGGTTTTGCAGCTCTGAATATGCCCGGTTCAATTCGTCTATCAGCTCTTCTTTTTTCAGGTCTTTTTTGCCCTTAAGAAGGCTGAACCTGGACATGAGTTTTTTGACTTTGTTTTTCATCGATCGGGACTGGTATGAACCTGCCCCCGCAACAGTGGATGGATTAAAGGACAGCCCAGGCTGATTCTTCAGCTCTGGGCTGTCTTTTGACATTATTTTTCTTCAGTCTCCCCGTTGGCTTCACCGTTTCCCTCTTCTTCCGAGGCCGCCAGCCTGGCCACGTCAACCACTTGGTCCTTGTCCTCCAGGTTTATCAATCTGACTCCCTGGGTGGCCCGGCCCATCACCCGTACGTTCTTTAAGGCCAGCCGTATCACCTGGCCCCCGGCCGAGATGATCATCAGTTCGTCGGTGTCCACCACCTCCTTGACCGCCACCACCGGGCCGGTCTTGTCGGTGATCTTCATGGTGATCACGCCCTTGCCGCCCCGGCGGGTGACCCGGTACTCCTCGATCTCGCTCCTCTTGCCGAAGCCCTTCAGGCAGACCGTCAGCAGCGAACCCTCGCGCTTGACCGCCACCATCCCCACCACGAAATCCTTCTTATCCAGGGTGATGCCCCGGACCCCGGCCGCGTTCCTTCCCATGGCCCGGACGTCGCTCTCGTGGAAGCGGCAGGCCTGCCCCTGGTTGGTCACCAGGATGACATCCTCGCTGCCGTCGGTCATCTTGGCTTCGATCAACAGGTCCTTGCCGTCCACCGTGGCTGCGATGATCCCGGCCTTGCGGGGGTTGGAAAATTCTGACAGGGCGGTCTTCTTGATAGTCCCCTCCTTGGTGGCCATCACCACAAAGTGCTGGTCGTCGAACTCCTTAACCGCGATGTAGGCCGCTATCTTTTCGTCGGGCTTCATTTCCAGCAGGTTGGATATCTGCCGGCCCTTGGCCGCCCGGCCGCCCTCCGGCACTTCGTAAACCTTCAGCCAGTAACAGCGTCCCTTGTCGGTGAAGAACAGGATGTAGTGGTGGGTGGAGGCGATGAACATCCCCTCCACGAAATCCTCATCCCGGGTGGTCATCCCGGTCACCCCCTTGCCCCCCCGGCCCTGGCGCTTGTAGGAGCTCACCGACAGCCGCTTGATGTACCCGGCGTGGGAGATGGTGATCACCATGTCCTCTTCGGCGATCAGGTCCTCAACCGAAAATTTTTCCTCTGTGGCGGCCAGGATCTCGGTGCGGCGGGGGTCGGCATACTTCTTTTTGAGCTCGGTGATTTCTTCCCGGATCACCCCCATCAGGCGCCGCTTGCTGTCCAAAATGCCCTTGAGCTTGTTGATCAGTTTGATCAGCTCCTCGTACTCCTCGTCGATCTTCTTGGTCTCCAGTGAGGTCAGGCGCTTGAGGGTCATGTCCAGAATGGCCTGGGCCTGGATCTCGGAGAGCTTGAATTTTTTCATCAGCGAAGCCCGGGCCTCGTCCACGTTGGGCGACTTCTTGATGATCCGGACCACTTCGTCGATGTTGTCGATGGCTATCTTCAGGCCTTCCAGAATATGGGCCCGCTTCTCGGCCTGGGCTAGTTCGTATTTGGTGCGCCGGGTCACTACCTCCACCCGGAATTCTATGAACTTGCTGAGGGCCTCCTTCAGGGTGATCACCTTGGGCACCCCGTCCACCAGGGCCAGCATGATCACTCCGAAGCTGGTCTGGAACTGGGTGTGCTGGTAAAGCTGGTTGATGGTCAGCCGGGGGTCGGCGTCGCGCTTCAGGCCGATCACCACCCGCATCCCGTCGCGGTCCGACTCGTCCCGCAGGTCTGCGATGCCGTCCACCTTCTTGTCCTTGACCAGCTCGGCGATCTTCTCTATCATGGTGGCCTTGTTGACCTCGTAGGGCAGCTCGGAGATGATGATGGACTCCTTGCCGTTTTTGGCGGTCTCCACGTTGGCCCGGCCCCGAATCATGATCTTGCCCCGTCCGGTCAGATAGGCGTCCCGGATGCCGGAGACGCCCATGATCATGCCGCCGGTGGGAAAATCAGGCCCCTTGACGGTCTTCAGCAGTTTCTCCGGAGCAAGCTCCGGATCGTCGATCAGCAGGGAGATGGCGTCGCAGATCTCCCCCAGGTTGTGGGGCGGGATGTTGGTGGCCATACCCACCGCTATGCCCGAGGAACCGTTGACCAGCAGGGCTGGCAGCAACGAGGGCAGCACCGACGGCTCTTTGAGCGAACCGTCGTAGTTGTCCACGTAGGTCACCGTTTCCTTATCAATGTCCTTGAGCATCTCGTCCGAGATCCTGGTCAGCCGGGCCTCGGTGTAACGCTGGGCGGCCGGCGGGTCGCCATCCACCGAGCCGAAGTTCCCCTGGCCGTCCACCAGCAGGTAGCGCAACGAAAAATCCTGGGCCATCCGGACCATGGAATCGTAGATGGCCGAATCACCGTGGGGATGGTACTTGCCCATCACCTCTCCCACGATGCGAGCGCTCTTCTTGAAGGGCTTGTTGTGGGCCACTCCCAGCTCGCTCATGGCGTAAAGGATGCGGCGGTGCACCGGTTTCAGCCCGTCCCGGACGTCGGGCAAAGCCCGTCCCACGATCACCGACATGGAATAGTCCAGGTACGAGGAACGCATCTCCTCTTCAATTTCCCTGGTCAGGACCCTATTTCTTTCTAAAGCCATTTATCCCCCATTGTTGGGGCAGGTTTAAAACCTGCCCTTACTTTATCTTGTTGGGGCAATTCATGAATTGCCCTTACTGTTATTCGGTTCCAGTTCCCCGATCAGCACCCGGCCCTCGTCCGGGCATTCTGTTATCTTTTCCTTGGCCAGCCGGTAGAGGTCAAAGTCCCTCCAGTTGCCCCTGGCGCAGGCCCGGTAAAAGGCCCGGTATTCTTTTTCAACGGTCAGGTCCACCGCCACCGCGTATTTGCTGCCCTTTACAATGCCGACCAGAACTTCGGTGTTCTTGACAAAGTGCATCTGCTCCGTGGCCACCCCTATCCGCTGGCCCTTTTCCAGAACCTTTTTCACCCCGTAATAAACAGCCATTGTCTCACCGTTAAATTATGGTTGAATTTTGGTCGTTTCCAGTATGATGGTGGTCTTCAGATGGTCCAGTTTCAGACAGGTAGTGATCAGATGATAGAACAGCGAGAAGACGAACCCGGCCGGGTTGCCGTACTGCAGATTTTCTATGTAACGGATATTTTCGATCCGCCAGATAGAAGTTTCTGAGAAATATTTTTGAAAAGCCTCCTGGTCATTTAGCCGGAAGAAAGTGGGGAAGACCTGAGCCGGGGACAAGAATCTTTTGAGGGTCATTGGCGCAAACCGGCTGAAAAGCGAGATGTAGTGCCACTTGCCAGTGGTCCGGATCAGCAACCTTCCGCCGGGCTTCAGCACCCGGTGCAATTCCTTTAGGGCTTTTTCCGGTGTTTCCAGGTGCTCGGCCACCCAGCGGCTGGAGATAAAATCTATGGAATTACTTTTTAGAGGGATTTGGTGGATGTCGGCCCTGAGATATTTTTCCTGTTTACGGTCTTCCAGATCAAAGCCGACAGCCAGGCCTTGGTATTCCGGCATCTGTTTGATGTCGCTGTTGTCTCCGCACCCGGCGTCTATCCAGGTCTTTGACGGCGGGGCGTATTGGTGGAGCAGATCGTCATAGACATAGCCCGGGTCAACGTAATCGGGGATCAGTCTTTGGGCCAGCCTGATCTGCCAGGGCTTGGCGCAGGGATGGAGGCGCAACATCTTTTACGTTTACCATTTTCTGTTTATTGTTCGGTGTTGGAACCTGGAACAGCAAACGCTAAACTTCAAACAGCCTTAGACGTCGAGGTTCTTGACGTACTTGGCGTTCTGCTCGATGAACAGCCTCCTCGGCTCCACTGCGTCACCCATCAGCATGGAAATGGTATGGTCGGTCTCGGCCGCGTCGTCGTTGGCAACTTGGAGCAGTGTGCGGCGCTCCGGATCCATGGTGGTCTTCCACAATTGCTCCGGGTTCATCTCGCCCAGGCCCTTGTAGCGCTGGACATTGGCCTGGTCCTTGCCCAGCCGGCTGACCGCCTTCTCCAGCTCCTCGTCGGTGTAGACATAGTGCTCCTCCTTGCCCTTGGCCACCCGGTACAGCGGCGGCTGGGCGATGTAGACGTATCCCTTCTCGATCAGCGGCCTCATGTGGCGGTAGAAGAAGGTCAAAAGCAGAGTCCGGATGTGGGCCCCGTCCACGTCGGCGTCGGTCATGATGATGATCTTGTGGTAGCGGGCCTTTTCCGGGTCAAAATCCTCCTGCCCGATCCCTGTTCCCATGGCGGTGATCAGGGTCCGGATCTCGTCGTTGGCAAGCATCTTGTCCAGCCGGGTCTTCTCCACGTTCAGGATCTTGCCCTTCAATGGCAGGATGGCCTGGAACTTCCGGTCCCGGCCCTGCTTGGCCGAGCCGCCGGCCGAATCGCCCTCCACAATGTATATCTCGCACAGGGTGGGATCGTCCAAGGAACAGTCGGCCAGCTTGCCGGGCAGGCCGGAGGTCTCCAGCGCGTTCTTGCGCCGCACCAGGTCGCGGGCCTTGCGGGCCGCCTCCCTGGAGCGGGCCGAGAGGATGCCCTTTTCGCAGATCTTGTTGGCCAGGGTGGAGTTTTCCTCGAAGAACACCGCCAGTTCCTGCCCCACCAGGGATTCCACTATCCCCTTAACTTCCGAGTTTCCCAGCTTCGTTTTCGTCTGGCCCTCGAACTGGGGCTGCTTGACCTTGACCGAGACCACCGCTGTCAGCCCCTCCCGGGCGTCGTCGCCGGACAGGGTGAAGTCATCCTTTTTCAGAAGATTGTTCTTCTTGACGTAGTCGTTGATCACCCGGGTCAGGGCCGACTTGAAGCCGATCAGGTGGGTGCCGCCCTCCACCGTGTTTATGTTGTTGCAGAAGGAATAGATGTTGTCGTCGTAGCTGTCGTTGTACTGCAGGGCCACCTCCACCTGCACCCCATCGCCTTCTTTGGACACATAGATGGGCTTGTGGATGGGGGTCTTGTTCTCGTCCAGGTACTTTACGAAGGAGACGATGCCGCCGTCGAACTTGAAGTTGTGGGACTTGCCGGAGCGCTCGTCCAGGATGTCGATGGCCAGGCCCTTGTTGAGGAAGGCCAGCTCCCTCAAACGCCCCGACAGGGTGTCAAAGCTGTAGGCCGTGGTCTTGAATATCTGTTTGTCGGCCAAAAAGGTGACCGTGGTCCCGGTCTTGGCGGTCTTGCCTATGGTCTTAAGCGGATACTGGGTGATGCCCCGCTGGTAGCGCTGCTGGTAGACCTTGCCGTCGCGCTGGACCTCGACCTCCAGCCACTCTGACAGGGCGTTGACCACGCTGACCCCCACCCCGTGCAGTCCGCCGGAGATGGTGTAGGCCTTATTGTCGAACTTGCCCCCGGCGTGCAGAATGGTCATGGCCACCTCCACCCCCGGCTTCTTCTCGGTGGGGTGCATGTCCACCGGGATGCCCCGGCCGTTGTCGGTCACCACCACCGAACCGTCCTTGCGCACCGTCACCGTCACGTGGTCGCAGACCCCGGCCATGTGCTCGTCCACCGCGTTGTCCACCACCTCGTAGACCAGGTGGTGCAGACCCCGGACGCTGGTGTCGCCGATGTACATGGCCGGCCTCCGCCGCACCGCCTCCAGGCCTTTTAGTACTGTGATCTTTTCGCTGCCGTAAGACTCTGCCATATATCCCCTCTTTAATGTTGGGGCAATTCATCCTACTACGCCGCCATTTAAGGCTTCGCCGGACGAGTGAATTGCCCTTACTGTTTCTTATTCGTGATTCCAGTGATTTATTCCGGCAATTGTATCACTATGGTATGACAATTGTTTTTGCATCCATGCTTCTATTTCACATCCCCCACTCTAAAAACTATCTCCTTGATGATCTCCCGCCCCAGCATCTTGTTAAGCTTGTCCTTGATCTGGATCCGCATGAAAGTACACTCCTGTACCCAGGCCGGGTTCTGGGCCAGCACCGTCATCCTGCCCCGGTAAACGGATTCCGCCCTGGTCCTGACCGCCATCTTGGGGCCGGCCGCTTCAGCCCAGATCAGCAGGGCCTGGCCCTCGTCCACCTTCTTGTCGATCTCCAGGTTCTTTAAAAGCCGGTCCAGGATGGGGCCTACCGACTCCGGTCTGGTTGGATGAGCCATTTAGCACCGCCGTAATAATAGTAGTAACGTAGGACCTGTAGGTTGGGTACGGAAATCTGCGCAATGCTTCGATAAACTCAGCACAACGTCTGCGAATCGTGTCTTTGTCTTAGTAAAAGTTGACTGAATGCTCCGCCAGTTTTCCCTGCTGGTATACGAACTTGGCCGAGAACATTCCCGGTTTATCCAGCCAGGGCAGGAAGATGTGGTCGCCCTCCCACAGGTCCAGTTTGGTGAGTTCAGGATCCTTGATCCAGCTCAGGTGGCCCTCCTCGGTCTCGGAGAGGGAACCTTGGATGTCCTCGGCCACGAACACGAAGACATACCAGTCATCAGTTTCATCAAAAGAGGGAAAGGTCAAAAAACCCTTGAGCACCGGTTTGCTGATCAGGAATCCGCTTTCTTCTTTGACTTCGCGGGTCACGCATTCCTCCGGGGTCTCGCCGGGATGGAACTTACCGCCCAGGCCGTTCCATTTGCCGAAATGCATGTCGTCCGCCCGTTTGATGCGGTGCATCATCAGGGTCTGTCCGTTGCGCCGGAGGTAACACAGGGTGGCTAGTTTCATTTGTGCCGCAATAAAAGCAATGATAAGTTATACTTTGACAAACCATAGACAAACAATGGCTTCACTATTGTATCCCCATCGTATGTCCATTGCATCACCATTGTATGTCCCTGGTATTAAGTCCTCACTCCGCTATGACCCGCCCGGCCTCTATCCTGAATTTCTTAAATCCTTCCTGCTTGGAGACCTCCTGGTCCTTGGCGGTGGCTATGAACACCTGGTATCCCGGGTCCAGCTGGTCCACCAGGAACCCGCCCCGCTCCCGGTCCAGCTCGGCAAAGATCTCGTCCAGCAGCAGGATCGGCTTTTCCTTCAACTGCACGGCCAGCATCTCGGCCTCGGCCAGTTTCAGGCTTATGGCGGCTGTGCGCTGCTGGCCCTGAGAGCCGAAGCTGCGGATGCTGCTGCCGCCGATGGATATCTCCAGATCGTCGCGGTGCGGTCCGAACATGGTGATGCCCCGGCGCCGCTCGAACTCGTAGTTGACGGCCAGGGCTTTGGCAAAAGCCTGTTCCACCGGCTCGTCCGGTTCGCTCTTGAACGAAAGCTTGTAACGCAGGCCCAGCCGCTCCCGGCCCCCGGCGATGCCCAGATACCGGCTGCCGGCCGATTCCTTGAGATCGTCTATCACCTGGATCCGCTTGTTGATTATCCTTGACCCGCAGGCCACCAACTGCTGGTTCCATGCCTCCAGCGAAGCCACCTGGCCCCGCCCCTCGCGGATGTCGAACAGCAGGCGGTTGCGCTGGTGCAGCAGCCTCCGGTATTCCTGGAGATCGGCCAGGTAATTGCGGGAAAGCTGGGAGATGGCCAGGTCCATGAAGCGCCGCCGCACCCCGGGGCCGTCCTTGCACAGTTCGTCATCCTCGGGCGAAAGGCTGACCACCGGAAGCCTGCCTATAAGCTCTGACAGCTTGAGTTGCACTTCGCCGTTGATCTTGCAGCGCTTTTCCACTTTATTGAAGGCGGATTCCACCACAATCTCGCCCCGCTGGGTCTGCATCTGCCCTTCCAGCCGGAACATATCGTCGGAGAAACGGATCAGGTTTTCATCTTCGGCTGATTCCCTCATTGAGCGGCCGATACATAAATAATAGATGCCTTCCAACAGATTGGTTTTGCCCGAACCGTTGGAACCGTAGAATAAATTCTTATTTTCAGAAAACTCCACTGCATAGGTCTGCAAATTCCTGAACCCACTGCCCTTAAAAGACTTAAGATACATAATATCCCGGTTTTTTAGGTTTTATAAGTTAAAGCACTATTTAGTGTATTACATCAGTAATTATACCACAATATATGGTAAAATTGCAAAGGTTTTTTCTATTATTTTTACATTGTATGTCTATGTATTGCAACGAGTTTAGCGGCGTTTGTTCTTAAAAACGAAAAAACATATATTTTGGAGAGAAAACCAAAGAAAATAAAAAAACCGATATCATTGCTGATACCGGTAAAAAATATTTTACATACTATAAGGATCAATTCCCAATCTTATGGTGGGCGGTACAGGATTCGAACCTGTGACCTCTGGTATGTGAGACCAGCGCTCTAACCAACTGAGCTAACCGCCCAAAATCAAATCATAACTTTAAAATTATGAATTAATAATACATCATACGTTGTTATGTGCAAATAATACAATGAAAATAGTTCAGCGTCTTTCGTGTGTTTCGATGGAAATAGCCTCAAGTATGTAAGTATACCAAAAAATAAAAATCTATTCAAGTTTTTTGTTGGCCTGCCCGCAACCTGACATTTTTCAGGCCAGCATCTCTTTTATCTTCTCCAGCACGTCCGGCATTTCCCGTTTTATCAGTTCCAGTGTCTTGGCATAATCCTCCAGCGTTCCGCCGATGGGATCTGCCACTCCGTCCACCGCCAAAAGCGACACCTGGGCCTTTGGGTAAAGTTTAATGATGTCCTGCCGGTGGCCATCCTCCAAGGCTATGATGATGTCGGCCTGTTTGGCCAAACTGTCTGTCAATGTCCGGGAATGATGGCTCGAAAGGTCAAAGCCGAATTTTCTAGCGGTCTCCTGCCCCTTATCCGTGGCCGGCATCCCCGGCAGAGCCCTGGTGCCGCAGGAGCGCACTACCACTTTGTCCTTCCAATTCTTGGGAAGGATGTTCTTAAGATATCCCTCGGCCATGGGACTGCGGCAGGTGTTGCCGGTGCAAACGAACAGCACCTCAACCTTGTCCTGCTTTATCGGCTGCTGCAAAAGTTCTGAAAGTTCCCGGCGGCCGATATCGCCCCGGCGCAGTATCACCGGGTGCTCCCGGGATAGGTCCAGCACCGTGGAAGGCCGGCAGCGGGGCAGCTCCCCCCCGTCCAGGATCAGGTCCACCGGATCTTTGAAGGATTCCATCACCTGCTCAACATTGCAGGATTCCTGGGCGCCGCTGACATTGGCGCTGGTGGTGGCCAAAGGACCATTAATTTGATCCAGTATGGCCTGCAGCGCCTTATGCCGGGGGATCCTGATGCCAATGGTGCCGTTTTTATCCAATCCCCATTTCTTGACCTGATCCGAAGCCGGGAACACCATGGTCAGCTGTCCCGGCCAGTAAACCTTCATCAGTTTGGCGGTATAATCCGGGACATTGAGAACCAACTGCTCCAGTTCCCGTGGATTTTTTACGAACAGTATCAGCGGCTTGGAAAAGTTCCGCCCCTTAAGCCGGTAGATCTTTTTGACCGCCTGGGGCAGGTCGGCCCGGCAGCCCAGGCCATAGACCGTATCGGTGGGAAAGGCCATCACCTCTCCACGGTTCAAGGCACCCACGGCTT
The sequence above is drawn from the candidate division TA06 bacterium genome and encodes:
- a CDS encoding DUF4234 domain-containing protein, coding for MKKRNPIAVLLLPFVTFGFYSIYWMVQTKIEMNAKGAQIPTAWLIIIPLVNLWWMWKYSEGVEKVTGGKTSGVLAFILLFLLGMIGAAIVQDSFNKNVA
- a CDS encoding PAS domain-containing protein, encoding MKDWFKEFDAAVTICDPQGIILHMNDKAVKTFAKYGGAALIGQSLVECHPEPARTKLLGLLKNQGKNVYTIEKQGVRKLIYQGPWFQDGKYGGLVELSLEIPMEMPHFVRQ
- a CDS encoding GGDEF domain-containing protein; the protein is MKNKVKKLMSRFSLLKGKKDLKKEELIDELNRAYSELQNLYQTLADANQQKTLLLEELQAQKAVLERQNSEDSLTGMYNRRFIDLQLVREFIRAQRYNRNLTVIMADLDHFKRINDDFGHQTGDQVLMIVAQILKESCREVDFIARYGGEEFLLLLPETPSNGAIFVCERIRKAVEGHDWDQLANGLKVTISQGIAYNTKVESHLVMLRHADAKLYEAKRAGRNTVKY
- the gyrA gene encoding DNA gyrase subunit A gives rise to the protein MALERNRVLTREIEEEMRSSYLDYSMSVIVGRALPDVRDGLKPVHRRILYAMSELGVAHNKPFKKSARIVGEVMGKYHPHGDSAIYDSMVRMAQDFSLRYLLVDGQGNFGSVDGDPPAAQRYTEARLTRISDEMLKDIDKETVTYVDNYDGSLKEPSVLPSLLPALLVNGSSGIAVGMATNIPPHNLGEICDAISLLIDDPELAPEKLLKTVKGPDFPTGGMIMGVSGIRDAYLTGRGKIMIRGRANVETAKNGKESIIISELPYEVNKATMIEKIAELVKDKKVDGIADLRDESDRDGMRVVIGLKRDADPRLTINQLYQHTQFQTSFGVIMLALVDGVPKVITLKEALSKFIEFRVEVVTRRTKYELAQAEKRAHILEGLKIAIDNIDEVVRIIKKSPNVDEARASLMKKFKLSEIQAQAILDMTLKRLTSLETKKIDEEYEELIKLINKLKGILDSKRRLMGVIREEITELKKKYADPRRTEILAATEEKFSVEDLIAEEDMVITISHAGYIKRLSVSSYKRQGRGGKGVTGMTTRDEDFVEGMFIASTHHYILFFTDKGRCYWLKVYEVPEGGRAAKGRQISNLLEMKPDEKIAAYIAVKEFDDQHFVVMATKEGTIKKTALSEFSNPRKAGIIAATVDGKDLLIEAKMTDGSEDVILVTNQGQACRFHESDVRAMGRNAAGVRGITLDKKDFVVGMVAVKREGSLLTVCLKGFGKRSEIEEYRVTRRGGKGVITMKITDKTGPVVAVKEVVDTDELMIISAGGQVIRLALKNVRVMGRATQGVRLINLEDKDQVVDVARLAASEEEGNGEANGETEEK
- a CDS encoding class I SAM-dependent methyltransferase yields the protein MLRLHPCAKPWQIRLAQRLIPDYVDPGYVYDDLLHQYAPPSKTWIDAGCGDNSDIKQMPEYQGLAVGFDLEDRKQEKYLRADIHQIPLKSNSIDFISSRWVAEHLETPEKALKELHRVLKPGGRLLIRTTGKWHYISLFSRFAPMTLKRFLSPAQVFPTFFRLNDQEAFQKYFSETSIWRIENIRYIENLQYGNPAGFVFSLFYHLITTCLKLDHLKTTIILETTKIQP
- the gyrB gene encoding DNA topoisomerase (ATP-hydrolyzing) subunit B, whose translation is MAESYGSEKITVLKGLEAVRRRPAMYIGDTSVRGLHHLVYEVVDNAVDEHMAGVCDHVTVTVRKDGSVVVTDNGRGIPVDMHPTEKKPGVEVAMTILHAGGKFDNKAYTISGGLHGVGVSVVNALSEWLEVEVQRDGKVYQQRYQRGITQYPLKTIGKTAKTGTTVTFLADKQIFKTTAYSFDTLSGRLRELAFLNKGLAIDILDERSGKSHNFKFDGGIVSFVKYLDENKTPIHKPIYVSKEGDGVQVEVALQYNDSYDDNIYSFCNNINTVEGGTHLIGFKSALTRVINDYVKKNNLLKKDDFTLSGDDAREGLTAVVSVKVKQPQFEGQTKTKLGNSEVKGIVESLVGQELAVFFEENSTLANKICEKGILSARSREAARKARDLVRRKNALETSGLPGKLADCSLDDPTLCEIYIVEGDSAGGSAKQGRDRKFQAILPLKGKILNVEKTRLDKMLANDEIRTLITAMGTGIGQEDFDPEKARYHKIIIMTDADVDGAHIRTLLLTFFYRHMRPLIEKGYVYIAQPPLYRVAKGKEEHYVYTDEELEKAVSRLGKDQANVQRYKGLGEMNPEQLWKTTMDPERRTLLQVANDDAAETDHTISMLMGDAVEPRRLFIEQNAKYVKNLDV
- a CDS encoding DUF721 domain-containing protein, translated to MAHPTRPESVGPILDRLLKNLEIDKKVDEGQALLIWAEAAGPKMAVRTRAESVYRGRMTVLAQNPAWVQECTFMRIQIKDKLNKMLGREIIKEIVFRVGDVK
- a CDS encoding 8-oxo-dGTP diphosphatase, whose product is MKLATLCYLRRNGQTLMMHRIKRADDMHFGKWNGLGGKFHPGETPEECVTREVKEESGFLISKPVLKGFLTFPSFDETDDWYVFVFVAEDIQGSLSETEEGHLSWIKDPELTKLDLWEGDHIFLPWLDKPGMFSAKFVYQQGKLAEHSVNFY
- the recF gene encoding DNA replication/repair protein RecF translates to MQTYAVEFSENKNLFYGSNGSGKTNLLEGIYYLCIGRSMRESAEDENLIRFSDDMFRLEGQMQTQRGEIVVESAFNKVEKRCKINGEVQLKLSELIGRLPVVSLSPEDDELCKDGPGVRRRFMDLAISQLSRNYLADLQEYRRLLHQRNRLLFDIREGRGQVASLEAWNQQLVACGSRIINKRIQVIDDLKESAGSRYLGIAGGRERLGLRYKLSFKSEPDEPVEQAFAKALAVNYEFERRRGITMFGPHRDDLEISIGGSSIRSFGSQGQQRTAAISLKLAEAEMLAVQLKEKPILLLDEIFAELDRERGGFLVDQLDPGYQVFIATAKDQEVSKQEGFKKFRIEAGRVIAE
- a CDS encoding threonylcarbamoyl-AMP synthase, whose translation is MRNIFRQAKGHLIKLYQDGDGVTETASQAVGALNRGEVMAFPTDTVYGLGCRADLPQAVKKIYRLKGRNFSKPLILFVKNPRELEQLVLNVPDYTAKLMKVYWPGQLTMVFPASDQVKKWGLDKNGTIGIRIPRHKALQAILDQINGPLATTSANVSGAQESCNVEQVMESFKDPVDLILDGGELPRCRPSTVLDLSREHPVILRRGDIGRRELSELLQQPIKQDKVEVLFVCTGNTCRSPMAEGYLKNILPKNWKDKVVVRSCGTRALPGMPATDKGQETARKFGFDLSSHHSRTLTDSLAKQADIIIALEDGHRQDIIKLYPKAQVSLLAVDGVADPIGGTLEDYAKTLELIKREMPDVLEKIKEMLA